Proteins found in one Pelmatolapia mariae isolate MD_Pm_ZW linkage group LG7, Pm_UMD_F_2, whole genome shotgun sequence genomic segment:
- the LOC134630970 gene encoding uncharacterized protein LOC134630970 isoform X6: MSLLCVRVKKAKLQGPPDKFNTYVTLKVQNVKSTTITVRGDQPCWEQDFMFEINRLDLGLIVEVWNKGLIWDTMVGTAWIPLKSIRQSEQEGSGEWLFLDAEVLMKADEIYGTKNPTPHRVLLDTRFELPFDIPDDEAQYWTGKLERINRMGIHDEYSLQEDVQSHPLPFAASQCCNYFGWADSQTLDDQDSAVDDRDSDYRSETSNSLPPRYHTTAQPNSSMHQYPMGPRPQHRPDGCTDSVHSFDLDYRDPRGSRSSLNQKGRVRIIPVDSGMGVEDWENKYKGQSKPQLSDFIDDEDSVIFRMGRPYSELSHSPIHQNTKHSGGLPATYPEGYDTIDRRRKKKITDPGGFLSPEADKMREETFPADLALLREKRGELFMRQVAEMQEEEERMTSDLRPYQNGLLYKTRMWAKNELDSTLENYVAYKKGQDARRKAQFDFEMESPLHHPIGAEDSVNDIAFMADECRSETKRHYKDRHSFSYEDHIEHSQSLWEKKYGKPKSGGWVSEAMLSPVEEPSDEYVDPMDELQCLVETVSEYLAEKEEEISKYGSLPKSSKSRLSSYGSNRTDSFGEEQSNSKDLREESQSHAASDQGISGVKNAMSSLFTSLTDKVGGGPKQPALSPQVSSAQSSQSGLTKLLSFIPKSNNTAPVAIVSPVESSPEKSFNSLPSHPPHDAKIHSHHQETQTPSRCQTQTSAKDHVPKLVTKPQSAPENSVLGRLNPLKLFSADNVNLGECKQALESTCSQSHTQLEERWLDNRGSESEKLRRLSHEKYSGQNYDRNLYETQIQSILNKGSIPVPEPERSTGPTYSANTSFFSPFKKSLSSLITPAAPVPPQGAPPVVIYPVFRTTENPQLEEPVEDPALTSKPKVPFPSSENVSTQQRPKAEGGVLSGFLKFASSEDISASIKTQNPQHDLTSTTSTTLTKNSPVHQENSEKGWFSSIFNPTPAPSGLDQNVIGNQQSQNSKLSSVSQAQHTSNQKSGLQQQTVNQPKQGGLLSGILTFGSSSDLSGHLSQHANNQPFNRNNPTQFSQHTAPEQTSSTPQMGGLLSGLLNISSTKNLQQKGQSRDSEAQRNIPGNYFGQQTSHRTQQTHTPEKGLLSGLLKFESSENISRSQTVHHQSSQQGLSQLSTQGPSQGHPIKNIPQNHQGVRYETNKPGFARQQTVPLQQAPSQQGGFLSGLFKFASADNINTQSQPSAHQHGMTLSKSNNEQIKTTNIQVSSQDQPKNSTTQKTTHASSLFSGLFKSPSENTAQQLQPKNTYETQQQNKIPHNQTDPTQIETAGQSGVLSGFLNKFTKSNESIHTTCQTSTEQPPQERANNYTVTMKSPLQKQPHNNMTQQQSKEKAEIEKRTSQISGQQTTSAKFIESYSDILTNANVNLGRDGLQKDNPDSLNPGKSRHALISAPVSVDTESLDLRTSATFARSLQSCTTYSSVSTGNLPQLYNSGSFRSTNPMAYSTGNIHSLLQSRATSPVMTMHPYIGGSSPSLYSATSQNLYQLSAYAVSPSYDENQWIRESALWQQFQDESLGYHFPVENQGYRLSSESTPLPVPENQNTVQWQGVVYHQEQYKPHQCEGYRNDDLYPKRKLWNSYEDLGNIEHLPNEEGVLNLTTKQSNAKFGKWHSFNDGSTYSLNGVSYHEGYYEETAPSLSYSANWQYGMDNPDSQHVHTNGMIHHSQLNLNRPVHPPSANIDLEDSLYLEDTEWYQQWLALLEQGMWWPAEDGDCGYFVYTDHEYIYALLTDAVGEYVYACAPEGESWGNAQQLESFPSAWLKNEMVLVCGFKIPLYNEDELLWLPGQDHRDSQLLNAPLDLSAAYRKGNEIMNLNLEQFSQMFENSFLSQGQPGVDFSSYTLNKVKMDPGQPSYVYQDYCNDIIDLSCHNRDHIGPYWNNQEVKTFLAQKVSVSLNSTPTANSNQHLLYNCYQPSQRRRSSTAVTIKHVDDVSEEEWRKRVSPGEQQPNRQVKKISSLITSFVSKTSQVELNSSNKSTCEQATDKQSKSILSSGFQSLKSKIIREESTAIVTQTESFKQQIETPVTKQGRILPTVPTAPQVTHPATHSTNSHATQKPKLSRQTTMVQQVTPPTNLNVTVPLGSKEYLSKPAPTGQPTSDKPMDIPVEKPSEQPQAGFMNFLKSAVGMEETKPVLNKFTDTSSNQQSKTGSTSSLPGSATTNKEATGVSNLFGSISNLFSTEPSQPQKQQIKPSITEDSLTSASRSKGIQRQQTLDQSGSSRPMQSLIPDKNILEVSTPSIPTGSAASQSQSVPPAAQTKQEAESKPSGGLFGFSVGEIFGGSAAANQSGPTGQQEESLGKTIFSMFTGPNTQQTTDKSGTLSQTHPSSTPSQPSQQETLGKSLLSKLSASTPHAPPNETRPNTEAPQGGTIPPKDPPSTGFLSMFGSHSTQQSQNQTGSFLGGILPGSSSSAESPMKGLLSMFSDPNPPQTQSSTRPFQERVVQSQTQQQGGPQAQSKPQEQPLPQGQTATSVLGGIFGGLSASTENPRKTLFSVFSGPSSPQPPRTGGDTNMPTPGTAVPKEPTKSMRSVFNDVLPTPQQTPSSSAATSAKEPPAIHSQQSSSQMASISSDHVLKDTPSSEFSGNKSDSNSCQVHATPSSDITVVTTNTCGDSIEASDVMSKHSNLECVGVHKEMSTESAPQDPSFSKEPSASVISGSDPHPPSSTGSISDEPGKGFLSLFSAPSTEPSSTKTGLSTTGSTPGSSGLKDQPAKGLFSVFASSTPQPSSQTGSSLLGAMFGGSSPQTPSSQVGGSLLGGLFGGSVPQTAPQASLNKTGGSVPQTTGSQPGSSLLGGLFGGSAPQAAGSQSAGSILGGIFGGSTVSSLVQTSGSTGGSFGGADQTSTTQNKNSIFGGILGSSPSPPAGVQTGTSLLGSILTGASGPNDTSLLSVFGGSASDATTTPTSNNDKISTTTLNSTTSTVTDQQKAIDTKTVSTGGDTGEINTLIKSNDQVEIPNTLENKVQPLAASLSKGEDSLIEEVSCQDTDKQTALSEKNQSKEFEMCASTEQIVNSEIASSSQLSQDTKTSNAEEETSFPQSVSSLVQEQQKPPVPDKSDTVTGFMSTLFKPTPTPTEGQQQQKPFGLGGTAPQPSSSQTGASILGGIFGGPSAQTASPQTGASLLGGLFKGSAPQSATQATAPTTGGSILGGMFGGGSSAKSAVPQSGGSLLGGMFGASGVTPQAGGSLFGGMFGGATGQTAGSQTGASTLLGGIGGSLFGAMGQPPKPSESVPAVPKPTASAMGQPPKPSESVPAVPKPITSANIMMGSTLQDKDQVKPGSLINDSAGETETACLKTSTVSSAAKDSSVIHQVVNNEKEKPEGEGEVIHEKPMVIKEDPESKESDKSVPPDVTEADVNVTSPPNQLPNNAEPSQAKSLFGFISAQSNAVKSLGSLMSSAPSLASSLSQTEGGSSLISGLKNLSGGVFQEEKSNTEKQEPSTISLLGENAGFPQQTQPSKSQAVPVITSQPQTNNSSASNETVQKVETTEAQKTEPVGSTDDIATPQICISTPDVDPSASLTPKEKERLVEIHPSAGPNSGVQLDNQSNLLLNTKSPVESSRFGSSGNLSQTSSQLSETGHESTGGSELEESFHSYHSTGFHPSTNGQLRTNGTNLSINGHSVVSEREMDRLSPDKKQDLKSDTTAETGSPKLHRPSFHDDDGPPLPFSQSRLHWMKAITKVRVQLREVRDVEPSTRQAWVKTGGGSGLYGIDSMPDLRKKKPIPLVSDVAMVSYRT, from the exons TGAAGAAAGCCAAACTCCAGGGACCACCAG ATAAGTTCAACACCTATGTGACGCTGAAGGTGCAAAATGTTAAAAGCACAACTATCACTGTGCGTGGGGACCAGCCCTGCTGGGAGCAAGATTTCATGTT TGAGATCAACCGGCTGGACCTCGGCCTCATTGTTGAGGTGTGGAACAAAGGTCTCATCTGGGACACCATGGTGGGAACTGCATGGATTCCATTAAAAAGTATCCGACAATCAGAGCAG GAGGGCTCAGGTGAGTGGCTTTTCCTGGATGCAGAGGTCCTGATGAAAGCTGATGAGATATATGGCACGAAGAACCCAACGCCTCATCGAGTCCTGCTGGATACTCGTTTCGAACTGCCTTTTG ATATCCCGGATGATGAGGCACAGTATTGGACTGGCAAACTGGAGCGCATCAACAGAATGGGAATCCATGATGAg TACTCTCTTCAGGAAGATGTTCAGAGTCACCCATTGCCATTTGCAGCTTCCCAGTGCT GCAACTATTTCGGATGGGCTGATTCACAGA CCTTGGATGACCAGGACAGTGCTGTAGATGACCGGGATAGCGATTACCGCAGTGAGACCAGTAACAGTTTGCCTCCACGTTACCACACAACTGCTCAGCCCAACTCATCTATGCACCAGTACCCGATGGGGCCTCGGCCACAGCATCGCCCGGATGGCTGCACAGACTCTGTCCACAGTTTCGACCTGGACTACAGGGACCCAAGAGGAAGCAG aagctcTTTAAACCAGAAAGGAAGAGTCAGAATTATACCTGTAGATTCTGGCATGGGGGTTGAAGATTGGGAAAACAAATACAAGGGGCAAAGCAAGCCACAGCTAAGTGACTTTATAGATGATGAAGACAGCGTTATCTTTCGCATGGGAAGACCCTACTctgagttatcacattcacctATCCATCAGAATACAAAGCATAGTGGTGGTCTGCCTGCCACCTATCCTGAGGGTTATGATACTATTGATCGTCGGCGAAAGAAAAAGATTACAGACCCAGGAGGGTTTCTCAGTCCAGAAGCAGACAAAATGAGAGAAGAGACCTTTCCCGCTGACCTTGCACTCCTCCGTGAGAAAAGAGGGGAGCTTTTCATGCGACAGGTAGCAGAGAtgcaggaagaggaggagcgtATGACATCAGATCTGAGACCATATCAGAATGGGCTTCTCTACAAAACAAGGATGTGGGCTAAAAATGAGCTGGACAGCACTTTGGAGAATTATGTGGCATACAAAAAAGGGCAAGATGCTAGAAGGAAGGCACAGTTTGATTTTGAAATGGAGAGCCCTCTGCACCACCCTATAGGAGCAGAGGATAGTGTTAATGACATTGCCTTTATGGCTGATGAGTGTCGCTCAGAGACCAAAAGACATTATAAAGATAGGCATTCTTTCTCCTATGAGGACCACATAGAACATTCACAGAGCCTTTGGGAGAAGAAGTATGGGAAACCTAAATCAGGAGGATGGGTTTCAGAGGCAATGCTCTCTCCTGTAGAAGAGCCAAGTGATGAATATGTTGATCCTATGGATGAGCTTCAATGTCTTGTTGAAACAGTGTCTGAATACCTGgctgaaaaagaagaggaaattaGCAAATATGGATCCCTGCCTAAATCAAGCAAGTCTAGGCTATCCTCCTATGGTAGCAATAGAACTGATTCATTTGGGGAGGAGCAAAGTAATTCAAAGGATTTAAGAGAAGAATCCCAATCACATGCTGCTTCTGATCAGGGCATTTCAGGCGTAAAAAATGCCATGAGCTCATTGTTTACTTCTCTCACTGACAAAGTTGGTGGAGGCCCTAAACAGCCTGCCCTATCTCCACAAGTATCATCTGCACAATCCTCACAATCTGGACTAACAAAATTGTTGTCCTTCATTCCTAAGTCAAATAACACAGCTCCCGTAGCTATTGTCTCTCCAGTAGAAAGTTCTCCTGAAAAATCATTCAATTCTTTGCCTTCTCACCCACCACATGATGCCAAAATACACAGTCATCATCAAGAAACACAAACTCCCAGCAGGTGTCAGACTCAAACAAGTGCAAAAGACCATGTACCCAAGCTTGTAACCAAACCTCAAAGTGCTCCAGAAAACTCAGTCTTGGGTAGATTAAATCCTTTGAAGCTTTTTTCAGCTGATAATGTGAATTTGGGTGAATGCAAACAGGCACTGGAATCCACATGTTCTCAGAGTCATACACAATTGGAAGAGAGATGGCTTGATAACAGAGGTAGTGAATCAGAAAAATTAAGAAGACTTTCACATGAAAAATATTCAGGACAAAATTATGATAGAAACTTATATGAGACACAAATTCAGTCAATTTTGAATAAAGGGAGTATTCCTGTTCCAGAGCCAGAAAGGTCAACTGGGCCAACATATTCTGCAAACACCAGTTTCTTTAGCCCTTTTAAGAAGTCATTAAGTTCACTGATCACACCTGCTGCCCCTGTTCCACCCCAGGGAGCTCCACCTGTGGTAATTTATCCAGTGTTTAGAACCACAGAGAACCCCCAACTAGAAGAACCAGTTGAAGACCCGGCATTGACTAGTAAGCCTAAAGTACCTTTCCCTTCATCTGAAAACGTTTCCACTCAGCAACGTCCCAAAGCAGAAGGTGGTGTGCTTTCTggttttttaaagtttgcatCCAGTGAAGACATCAGTGCCtccataaaaacacagaatccTCAGCATGATCTGACTTCAACAACTTCGACCACCTTGACCAAGAATTCTCCTGTGCACCAGGAAAATAGTGAGAAAGGGTGGTTTTCCAGCATATTCAACCCTACCCCAGCACCCTCTGGTCTAGACCAGAATGTAATCGGTAATCAGCAATCTCAGAACAGTAAACTGTCATCTGTCTCACAAGCCCAACATACATCAAATCAGAAATCTGGATTGCAGCAGCAGACTGTCAATCAACCAAAACAAGGTGGACTGCTATCTGGAATTCTTACATTTGGCTCTAGTAGTGACTTATCTGGCCATTTATCACAGCATGCTAACAATCAGCCATTCAACAGAAATAATCCCACACAATTTTCCCAACACACGGCCCCAGAACAAACCTCTTCAACTCCACAGATGGGGGGCCTTCTCTCAGGTTTATTGAACATTTCATCGACAAAAAACCTGCAACAAAAGGGACAATCTCGTGATAGTGAAGCACAAAGGAACATTCCCGGCAATTACTTTGGTCAGCAGACTTCACACAGaactcagcaaacacacactccaGAAAAGGGGCTGCTATCTGGCTTGCTCAAATTTGAATCCTCTGAGAATATTTCAAGGAGTCAAACAGTTCACCACCAAAGCAGTCAACAAGGTCTAAGCCAACTGAGTACTCAAGGTCCAAGCCAAGGTCATCCTAttaaaaacattcctcagaATCACCAAGGTGTCCGATACGAGACAAATAAACCAGGATTTGCTCGACAGCAAACTGTTCCACTTCAGCAAGCACCATCCCAACAAGGTGGTTTTCTATCTGGACTTTTCAAATTTGCTTCAGCAgacaacataaacacacaaagtcAACCATCAGCTCATCAGCATGGAATGACACTAAGCAAATCCAATaatgagcaaataaagacaACGAATATCCAAGTTTCTAGTCAAGATCAGCCAAAAAATAGCACAAcgcaaaaaacaacacatgcaAGTAGTCTGTTTTCTGGACTTTTTAAATCCCCTTCAGAAAACACAGCTCAACAGTTGCAGCCCAAAAACACCTATGAAAcacaacagcaaaacaaaataccACATAACCAGACTGATCCAACACAGATAGAGACAGCGGGTCAATCGGGAGTGCTCTCAGGGTTTTTAAACAAGTTTACAAAATCAAATGAAAGTATTCACACAACCTGTCAAACATCAACAGAACAACCACCTCAAGAAAGGGCCAATAATTATACAGTTACAATGAAAAGCCCACTGCAAAAGCAGCCACACAATAATATGACACAACAACAATCAAAAGAAAAGGCAGAAATAGAGAAAAGAACAAGTCAGATAAGTGGACAACAGACTACTTCAGCCAAGTTCATAGAGTCTTATTCTGACATATTAACAAATGCTAACGTAAACCTTGGAAGGGATGGTTTACAAAAAGACAATCCAGATTCTCTCAATCCAGGAAAGAGTAGACATGCTTTAATCAGTGCACCTGTGTCAGTCGATACTGAGAGTTTGGATTTGCGTACATCAGCTACTTTTGCAAGATCTCTTCAGAGCTGCACGACATACTCCTCAGTGAGCACTGGTAATTTGCCTCAGTTATATAATTCTGGTTCATTTAGGTCAACTAACCCAATGGCCTATAGTACAGGAAATATCCATTCCCTTTTACAAAGTCGTGCAACTTCACCAGTCATGACCATGCATCCATATATTGGTGGAAGCTCTCCATCTTTATACAGTGCTACAAGTCAAAACCTTTATCAGTTATCTGCATATGCAGTAAGTCCCTCTTATGATGAAAACCAGTGGATCCGTGAAAGTGCTCTGTGGCAGCAGTTTCAGGATGAGTCACTAGGTTATCATTTCCCGGTAGAGAATCAAGGATATAGGCTGAGTTCTGAAAGTACACCATTACCAGTACCTGAGAATCAGAACACTGTGCAATGGCAAGGTGTTGTTTATCACCAAGAACAATATAAACCACATCAGTGTGAAGGATATAGAAATGATGATCTATATCCAAAGAGAAAATTATGGAATAGTTATGAAGACTTGGGAAATATAGAACATTTACCCAATGAGGAAGGTGTTTTGAACTTAACTACTAAACAGAGTAATGCCAAGTTTGGGAAATGGCATTCATTTAATGATGGTAGCACTTATAGCTTGAATGGTGTTTCATATCATGAAGGGTATTATGAAGAAACTGCTCCAAGCTTATCTTATTCAGCTAACTGGCAATATGGAATGGATAATCCAGACTCACAGCATGTCCACACCAATGGCATGATCCATCACAGTCAGCTTAATTTGAATAGACCAGTACATCCTCCAAGTGCAAATATAGACCTTGAAGACTCCCTGTACCTTGAAGACACTGAATGGTATCAGCAGTGGCTGGCTCTTTTGGAGCAAGGAATGTGGTGGCCAGCAGAAGACGGTGACTGTGGCTACTTTGTTTACACAGATCATGAGTATATTTATGCTTTACTTACAGATGCAGTGGGAGaatatgtgtatgcatgtgcccCTGAAGGTGAATCTTGGGGAAATGCACAGCAATTAGAAAGTTTTCCAAGTGCTTGGCTGAAGAATGAGATGGTTTTAGTCTGTGGCTTTAAAATTCCACTTTACAATGAAGATGAGCTTCTTTGGCTTCCAGGTCAAGATCACAGGGATTCTCAACTTCTAAATGCCCCCCTAGATTTGTCTGCTGCCTACAGAAAAGGAAATGAGATTATGAATTTAAATCTTGAACAATTCTCTCAAATGTTTGAAAATTCATTTCTGTCTCAAGGGCAGCCTGGTGTGGATTTCTCATCCTATACATTAAACAAAGTTAAGATGGATCCAGGACAGCCTAGTTATGTATATCAAGATTATTGTAATGACATCATTGACCTTTCATGTCATAATAGAGATCATATTGGCCCATATTGGAATAACCAGGAAGTAAAGACATTTCTTGCTCAAAAAGTTTCTGTCTCCCTGAATTCTACTCCTACAGCAAATTCTAATCAACACTTACTTTACAACTGTTACCAACCTAGCCAACGGCGGCGTTCATCGACTGCTGTTACAATAAAACATGTGGATGATGTATCAGAGGAAGAATGGAGGAAAAGAGTGTCTCCAGGAGAACAGCAACCTAATCGTCAGGTTAAGAAGATTTCTTCCCTAATAACCTCTTTTGTCAGCAAAACATCACAGGTTGAATTGAACAGTTCTAATAAGTCCACATGTGAGCAAGCCACTGACAAACAATCTAAAAGCATCCTTTCATCAGGATTTCAGAGTCTGAAGTCTAAGATCATCAGAGAAGAATCTACTGCCATTGTAACTCAGACAGAAAGCTTTAAACAACAAATTGAAACGCCAGTTACCAAACAGGGTAGAATTTTGCCCACAGTACCAACAGCACCTCAAGTGACTCACCCTGCAACACACTCAACAAATTCACATGCAACTCAGAAACCTAAACTTTCGCGGCAGACTACCATGGTACAACAAGTGACTCCACCAACAAACCTCAATGTGACAGTGCCTTTAGGATCAAAAGAATATCTTAGTAAACCTGCACCAACTGGACAACCTACATCTGATAAACCGATGGACATACCAGTGGAAAAACCATCTGAACAGCCACAGGCAGGGTTCATGAACTTCCTAAAATCTGCAGTAGGAATGGAGGAAACCAAACCAGTTCTCAATAAATTTACTGACACATCTTCAAATCAACAGAGCAAAACTGGCAGCACAAGCTCCTTACCAGGAAGTGCCACTACAAATAAAGAGGCTACAGGAGTTTCAAATCTTTTTGGGTCAATCAGTAATCTGTTTAGCACTGAGCCCTCTCAAccacaaaaacagcaaatcaAGCCTAGTATTACAGAGGATTCACTAACATCAGCATCTCGATCTAAAGGTATTCAGAGACAGCAAACGTTAGACCAAAGTGGCTCATCTAGGCCCATGCAGAGCCTAATCCCAGATAAAAATATATTGGAAGTGTCTACTCCGAGTATCCCCACAGGCTCTGCAGCAAGCCAGTCACAATCTGTGCCGCCTGCtgcacaaacaaagcaggaagcTGAAAGTAAACCATCTGGTGGACTGTTTGGATTTTCAGTTGGAGAAATATTCGGGGGATCAGCAGCAGCTAACCAGTCTGGTCCTACTGGTCAACAGGAAGAATCACTTGGTAAAACTATATTTTCAATGTTTACAGGGCCAAATACTCAGCAGACTACAGATAAATCTGGGACATTGTCTCAAACACACCCATCAAGCACACCTTCACAGCCTTCTCAACAGGAAACACTTGGTAAAAGTTTATTATCAAAGTTGTCAGCATCAACTCCTCATGCACCTCCTAACGAAACCAGGCCCAACACTGAGGCGCCACAGGGGGGAACTATCCCTCCAAAGGATCCTCCATCTACAGGGTTCCTTTCAATGTTCGGCAGTCACAGCACCCAACAATCTCAAAATCAAACTGGATCTTTTCTAGGGGGAATTCTTCCTGGGTCATCAAGTTCAGCTGAAAGCCCAATGAAGGGGCTGTTGTCAATGTTTAGTGATCCCAACCCGCCACAAACACAGTCATCAACAAGACCATTTCAAGAACGAGTAGTCCAGTCACAAACTCAACAACAAGGGGGACCACAGGCACAATCTAAACCACAAGAACAGCCTCTACCACAAGGACAAACAGCTACCTCTGTTCTTGGGGGTATATTCGGTGGATTGTCTGCCTCTACTGAAAATCCAAGAAAAACATTGTTTTCCGTGTTTAGTGGTCCTAGTTCCCCTCAACCACCAAGAACTGGAGGAGATACAAACATGCCCACACCAGGGACTGCAGTCCCAAAAGAACCAACCAAGAGTATGCGTTCTGTTTTTAACGATGTTTTGCCAACACCACAACAGACTCCCAGTTCATCTGCTGCCACCTCTGCCAAAGAGCCACCAGCTATTCATTCACAACAAAGTTCTTCCCAGATGGCATCTATTTCAAGTGACCATGTCCTCAAAGATACCCCTTCTAGTGAATTCTCAGGGAACAAATCTGATAGTAACTCCTGTCAAGTGCATGCCACCCCATCTAGTGATATTACTGTAGTTACCACAAATACTTGTGGTGACTCAATTGAAGCCAGTGATGTTATGTCTAAGCACTCAAATTTAGAATGTGTTGGTGTACATAAGGAAATGAGCACAGAGAGTGCACCCCAGGATCCTTCTTTTTCTAAAGAACCTTCAGCCTCTGTGATTAGTGGATCAGACCCACATCCTCCATCTTCAACTGGATCTATCTCAGATGAGCCAGGAaaaggttttctttctttattttctgcacCCAGCACTGAGCCAAGTTCTACCAAAACAGGTCTGTCAACTACAGGGTCTACACCTGGATCATCGGGCCTGAAAGACCAACCAGCCAAGGGGTTATTTTCAGTGTTTGCAAGTTCTACCCCTCAGCCCTCTTCACAGACTGGAAGTTCTCTGTTAGGGGCAATGTTTGGAGGTTCTTCACCTCAAACACCATCATCTCAAGTAGGAGGATCATTGCTAGGTGGGTTATTTGGAGGGTCTGTACCGCAGACTGCTCCACAAGCTAGTCTCAACAAGACTGGTGGTTCTGTTCCCCAAACTACAGGATCACAGCCAGGGTCATCATTACTTGGAGGCTTATTTGGAGGATCTGCTCCCCAGGCTGCTGGATCCCAGTCTGCTGGGTCTATTTTGGGTGGTATATTCGGTGGTTCAACAGTTTCATCTCTTGTGCAGACTAGTGGGTCCACAGGTGGAAGTTTTGGTGGGGCTGATCAGACTTCCACAACTCAAAATAAAAACTCTATATTCGGAGGGATTTTGGGCAGTTCACCATCTCCACCAGCTGGTGTACAGACAGGTACATCTCTTCTAGGTAGTATTTTAACTGGCGCTTCTGGTCCAAATGACACAAGTTTGCTTTCAGTGTTTGGAGGATCTGCTTCAGATGCAACAACTACTCCAACATCTAATAATGACAAAATATCAACTACCACTCTTAACAGTACTACATCAACTGTAACTGATCAACAAAAAGCCATTGACACTAAAACTGTTTCAACTGGTGGTGATACAGGTGAAATTAATACTTTGATCAAAAGCAACGATCAAGTGGAAATCCCAAATACACTTGAGAATAAAGTTCAGCCTCTTGCTGCAAGCTTGTCTAAAGGTGAGGATAGTCTCATAGAAGAAGTAAGTTGCCAAGATACTGATAAGCAAACTGCTTTATCTGAAAAAAATCAGTCTAAAGAGTTTGAAATGTGTGCATCAACAGAACAAATTGTAAATTCAGAGATTGCAAGTAGTAGTCAGTTGAGTCAAGATACAAAAACATCTAATGCAGAAGAGGAAACGTCATTCCCTCAGTCAGTAAGTTCTTTGGTCCAAGAACAACAGAAACCTCCAGTGCCAGACAAGTCAGATACAGTTACTGGCTTCATGTCCACCCTTTTCAAACCAACACCTACTCCCACTGAAGGTCAGCAACAGCAAAAGCCTTTTGGATTGGGAGGAACAGCACCCCAACCTTCCTCCAGTCAGACTGGTGCGTCAATACTAGGGGGTATTTTTGGAGGGCCCAGTGCCCAGACAGCGTCTCCCCAGACAGGTGCATCATTACTTGGAGGCTTATTTAAAGGGTCCGCTCCTCAGTCTGCTACTCAAGCCACTGCCCCCACCACCGGAGGTTCAATATTAGGTGGGATGTTTGGGGGAGGATCCAGTGCCAAATCTGCAGTTCCCCAGAGTGGTGGCTCATTACTGGGTGGAATGTTTGGAGCTTCTGGAGTTACACCTCAGGCTGGTGGTTCTTTGTTTGGAGGAATGTTTGGAGGAGCTACTGGTCAGACTGCAGGATCACAAACTGGAGCATCAACTTTACTTGGTGGCATAGGAGGATCTTTGTTTGGGGCTATGGGACAACCACCTAAGCCATCTGAATCTGTGCCAGCTGTACCAAAACCAACAGCCAGTGCAATGGGACAACCACCTAAGCCATCTGAATCTGTGCCAGCGGTACCCAAACCAATCACCAGTGCAAATATAATGATGGGCTCAACATTGCAAGATAAAGATCAAGTGAAGCCTGGCAGCTTAATAAATGACAGTGCTGGGGAAACTGAAACAGCTTGTTTAAAAACTTCTACTGTTTCAAGTGCAGCAAAAGACAGTTCTGTCATTCATCAGGTAGTTaacaatgaaaaagaaaagccagAAGGTGAGGGAGAAGTGATACATGAGAAGCCCATGGTTATTAAAGAGGACCCTGAGAGTAAAGAAAGTGACAAGTCAGTCCCACCTGATGTCACAGAGGCAGATGTTAATGTTACTTCACCTCCTAATCAGTTGCCCAACAATGCAGAGCCTTCTCAAGCTAAGTCTTTGTTTGGGTTTATATCAGCACAGAGCAATGCAGTAAAATCTCTTGGATCCCTGATGTCATCAGCACCATCACTTGCTTCATCATTGTCTCAGACAGAAGGAGGTAGTAGCCTAATTTCAGGGCTGAAAAACCTTTCTGGAGGCGTATTTCAAGAGGAAAAATCTAATACTGAAAAACAAGAGCCATCCACCATTTCATTACTGGGGGAAAATGCAGGTTTTCCTCAGCAGACACAGCCATCCAAATCACAAGCTGTCCCAGTTATAACTTCTCAACCCCAAACTAACAACAGTTCAGCAAGCAATGAGACTGTACAAAAGGTCGAAACAACTGAAGCCCAAAAAACTGAACCGGTAGGTTCCACAGATGATATAGCAACTCCCCAGATTTGCATCTCCACTCCTGATGTAGATCCTTCAGCATCCCTGACCCCAAAGGAGAAGGAAAGGCTTGTAGAAATTCACCCCTCTGCAGGTCCTAACTCTGGAGTGCAGCTGGACAACCAGTCCAATCTTCTGTTGAATACAAAAAG TCCAGTGGAAAGTAGTCGCTTTGGGTCATCAGGAAATCTTAGCCAGACCAGCTCCCAGCTTAGTGAGACTGGCCACGAGAGCACTGGAGGGTCAGAACTGGAGGAGTCCTTCCACTCCTATCATAGTACTGGTTTTCACCCTTCTACCAATGGGCAGCTACGCACAAATGGCACAAATCTCTCCATCAATGGACACTCTGTGGTCAGTGAGCGGGAGATGGATAGGCTGTCCCCTGACAAAAAACAGGACTTGAAAAGTGATACTACAGCAGAGACAGGATCCCCCAAACTCCACAG ACCTAGTTTCCATGATGATGATGGACCACCATTACCCTTTTCCCAATCCAGACTTCATTGGATGAAGGCCATCACTAAAGTCAGAGTTCAACTGCGGGAG GTCAGAGATGTTGAACCCAGTACTCGACAGGCATGGGTCAAAACAGG TGGAGGCTCTGGTCTGTATGGAATTGACAGTATGCCGGACCTACGTAAAAAGAAGCCTATCCCATTGGTCAGCGATGTG GCTATGGTAAGTTATAGAACCTAG